The nucleotide sequence CGTGGTGGCGTTCGGGCTGGCGATCTCGGCCATGAGCCGCCGGGTCTTCCTGGCGGTCATCGGCTTCTTGGGCCTCATGCTGCTCTTCACCCTGTTCAGCGTGGCGCAGGCGGTACTCCTGGCCATCCCGGCCGAGCGGCTCACCGACGTGCTGGCGTTGGCCCGGACGCTCGTCGACAGCGTCCAGCGCGGGCTGCAGTGGCTGTCGCCCCTGGCCTACTTCTCTCGGGGGAGCGCGGCGCTGTTGATTGGGGAGTGGCAGGATTACCTGATCGCCGTCGGGTCGAGCCTGGTCTACACGGCGGTGCTGGTCGCGCTGGCGGTCTTCGCCTTCCAGCGCAAGGGGGTGCGGCGATGATGCGCGCGGTGCGGCGCGACAAGGACAAGGCGCTCGTCGCCCGGGGCCTGGCCCTGGCTCTTGCCGGCCTGGCGGTCCTCTCGGGGATCGGAGCGGTGGGCACACCGGCCGCACGGGCGGCCGAACCGGTCAAGGAGCGGCAGGTGGTGTACGGCATTACCCCGTGGACCGGCAAGGAGTACGGCGGCACCTTCGCTCCGAAGATGGTGGACACCCTCTTCCTCAGCGCGGGCGACCGGCACATCCTCGACGTGCTGGAGACCGACGTCTACTACTGGCCCATCACGCAGGAGTTCATGGCGGACTGGATGGGGTATCGCAAGGAGATCCCCGGCAAGCTGGAAGTTCGTCAAGATGGCCGGGTCGTGGCGACGCTCGCCAAGCAGCCGTACACGTTCGTCTACCCGGAGGGGTACTTCGGCGGGCAGGTGCAACTGGCCACGGGGGAAGAGGCGAAGAAGGCGTTCGCCGGCTACCAGAAGGCCATCGACGACTACTACAAGGCGGCCGACGAGTACCGCAAGGCCGAGGAGGCCTGGCGGGCCGAGATGAGCCGGATCCTCGATCAGGTGCAGAAGACCGGCAAGCCGGCCGATCCGGCCAAGCTCCCCAAGGCTCCGGAGGCGCCTCAGCCGCCGAAGCTCCTGGTCATGCAGCCGTCGGAGGGGTACGTGATCGACCTGCCGGCCGGTCGCTACGAGTTGCGGGTGCTGGACGACAAGGGGCAGGAAGTGGCCGGGACGCGAAAGCGCCTCGAGGTCTTCGCTGCGCGCCGGTCGGGAGTCGGGTACCAGATCATCCCGGAGAGCAAGTGGACGGTGCCGGTGGAGGCGGGCGACCCCACCCAGGCGCTATACGTGTCGACCGAGGCCACCTTCTACCTCAAGGCGTTCGATGCCCGGGAGTTCAACCGCTACGCTTACAGCCGGATGACGGAGCTCTCCAAGCCGCTGGCAGGCTCGGGGCAGCAGAGCGCCTGGCAGTGGGTACTGGGGGAAGAGCGCCAGGGCGTGAAGCTGGAGGTCTTGCAGGATGGGCGGGTCGTGCAGACCGTCGAGCCCAAGCCGTACTACGTGCAGCAGTCGCCCGGCTACGCCCTCGGGTACAAGATCGTCGACTTCGACCCGTCGAAGCCCGAGTTCGAGGGGCGGCAGCCCTCGTTCGTCGCCTACAAGGTGCACCTGAAGCTCGAGCCGGGTGCTCACTTCGCCCTGAGGCTGGTGGACAAGGACGGCCGCCCGCTACCCGGGAGCGGTCGCGAGGTGCGGGCCGTGCGGGCCGACCCGCTTTGGCCCCTGTACGCCTGGCCGGCGCTGCCTCTGGTCGCCGGGCTGGGGATTGCCACGTGGCGACGGAGGCTCAAGCCCCGGCAGATCCTGGAGGGGTGAGCCGGGCGAGCCTCGCAGGGATCGGGAGCGGGGCGTGAGCACGGCTCCTTCAGAGCGCCCTCCGGCGAGCCGATAGCAAGGGGTGGCGAGGTCTTCGGACGGCCTCGCCACCCCTTTCGTTTCCGGTAACGCAGGAAGATCTGGGTTTTTCCCGAAACGTCTCCTCGTCTGTCGGCGACATGCCGCAGGATGCCGGCAGAGGATCCGAAGGCCCGGCCGTACCGGTGCGGGAGGCACCGGTTCGCCGGTTTTTTTGTCCGGCGGCTCTGTCAGGAGTTGGAGATGCAAGGAAGCCTTACCAGTTGCGCCGGCAAGACGCACCATGCCTTGCGCCGGGTGGCCCGGCTCCTCGCATGCGGGGTGGCCGCCCTGGTGCTCGCCGCCAGCCGCGAGCCCGTGCTGGGAGCGGGGTCGGGGAGCGGCGCGGGGGCCTGGGCGCTGGTCTGGGTCGACGGCCGCCCGGTACCGGGCGATCAGGGCGCCTACATGGTCAACGGGACCTTGATGCTGCCGGCCCGCGTGCTGGAGCAAGCCGGGGCTACGCTCCGGTGGGACGCCCGCACGAAGACCGCCACCCTGGCCCGTGACGGGCATCAGGCGCGCGCCACGGTCGGACAGGCATGGCTCGCCGCCGGGGGCAAGCGGGTGCTCATGCCCCAGCCCCCCGAGCTGGTGGACGGGCAGCTGATGGTGCCCATCCGGGCCGTCGCGCAGGCTCTCGGTATCACCGTGCGTTGGGACGGCAAGACGGGCCGGGTGGACCTCGAGACAGCACCGGCCGCGCGCGTCGCGGCGGGCGGTGCGGGCGCGAGCGGCGCCGCAAAGAAGCAAGCGACACCGGCTCCGGCAAAGCCCGTGCCGGCCCCGGCAAAGCCCGTGCCGGCCCCGGCAAAGCCCGTGCCGGCCCCGGCTACCGCTCCTCCCGCGGCCAAGGGATCCCCGGCGCCTTCGCCGGGGCGCTACGAGCCCCCTCCGCCGCCGGCACCGCCTCCCTTGCCGGGGGCTACGGAGGATCGGGTGAAGGTGGCCGTTGCCCTGGCGACTCCGAGCGGGAAGGCCGTCAAGGCCGCGGCCCCCGGGACGGCAGCCCCCCAGCCGCCCACGCGAGCGGGGGCGGCGGTGGCCGCGGCCACGGCAACGCCGAGCGTTCCCGATACGGAGGAGCCCTCCCAGATGCGGCGGCCCGGCGACGCGGCTTCGGAGGGCGCGCCGGCTGAGCCGGGCGAGGTGACGGGGGTGCTGGTGCGCCGCGACGGCGGCCGGGCCCGCGTCGAGGTGCTGAGCCACGGGCCGGTCAAGCTCGAGTCCGCTCCGACCGTGCTGCGGGATCCGCCGCGCCTCGTGCTGGACATCGCCAACGCCCGGCTGACCGCTCCCACGAGCGAGTACCCCGCCAGCGGCGCCCTGGTGAAGGGGGTCCGGCTGGGACAGCCGTCTCCCGGCGTCGTGCGGGTGGCGGTGGACCTCACGGCGGCCGTGGGATTCGAGTTGGAGAAGGATCCGGAGGACGGGCACGTTTCCGTCACTCTCCACTACGCGGTGACCGGCGTGCACTGGCTGTGGGACGCGGCCGGCCGGGGCCAGGTGTGGCTCGAGATGTCCGGCCTTGCTCCCGTGAAGACGAGCGTGCTGAGCGATCCGCTGCGCCTCGCGGTCGACCTGCAGAAGGCCACCCTGGTCGCCCCGGCCGGCGAGTGGGAGGTGAGCCAGGGGCCGGTGCGCCGGTACCGGGTCAGCCAGTACCAGCCCGACGTGGTGCGGGTCGTCATGGAGCTGGCACAGCCTGTCCAGCCCCGGGTGATCACCTCGCTCGACCTCACCCGGCAACTGCTGGCAAGCCAGGCGGCGGCGCCGCTTCCTGCCGGCGGTGAGACAGCTCGGGGGTCGGCCGAGCCCGCCGGCCCCGGCGGGGCTCCTCCCACGGTCGATCTGGTGCTCGACGTGTACAGCCGGATCACCCAGATCGCCGTCCGGCCGCTGGGCTCAGGCGGCGCCAGCGTGACGGTGCACGCGACGGGCCCGGTGGAGCCCAGGGCGTTTTACCTGAGGCGGCCGGATCGGCTGGTGCTGGACATCCCCGGGGCGGTCGTCGATCCCTCGCTGCGGACGGGGACGGGCGCCATCCAGGTCCCGAAGGACGGCAGCCTGGCCCGGGCGGTACGGGTCGGGCAGTTCTTGCCGCGCAGCGCCCGGGTAGTAGTCGAGCTGGAGCGGCCCGTCGGCTTCCAGGTGTTCAGCGCGGACGAGCGGGAGACCGCCATCATCGCACTGGGCAACCAGCCCCTGCAGGGACGGGTGGTGGCCATCGATCCCGGGCACGGAGGGTTCGACCCCGGCGCCATCGGGGCGAGCGGCACGCCGGAGAAGGTGTACAACCTCGACATCGGGAGGCGGGTCGGCAAGCTGCTCGAGTCGGTGGGGGTGGAGGTGGCCCTGACCCGGCGGGACGACACGTTCGTCGGGCTGGACGACCGGGTCGAGCTGGCGAAGAAGTTGAAGGCGGAGGTGTTCGTCAGCATCCACCACAACGCCTCGACGTCCACGCTCGGGTCGGGCACCGAGGTGTTTTACTCGCCCAACCACCCGGCCAGCCAGCGGCTGGCGGAGTTGTTGTACGACGCGTTGCTGGACAAGCTCCACCAGGCAGGCCGGGGCCTGGAGATGCGGGGCGATCTGCGGGTGCTGCGGCTCGCGCCCATGCCGGCGGCTCTCGTAGAGGTGGCGTTCGTGGACAACGCCCAGGAGGAGCGCCGGCTGATGGATCCCGGCTTTCGCCAGCAGGCCGCCGATGCCATCTTTTCCGCTATCGTGAGTTTTCTGAGCCAGACTGGTCATGATACCGTAGGGAAGGTAAATGCCCAGATGCTGGCTGCCGAGGGCCGGCAGGCCCATTGATGGGAAGATCGAGAAGAGGTGGCGTCGCCGTGCGCCTTGGGCGATGGGCTGCCGCCGCGCTGGCGGGGGTGATCGTGGTGGGCGGGGCGTGGTGGGCCGCCGCCAGGTGGTGGCCCCAGGCGCTGGTCAGCACCGGCCTCGCGCACCGGGTGGTGCTTTATTTCGCGGACGAGCAAGCTCTGCGGCTCGTGCCCGAGGTGCGCTACGTCCCGGCATGGCAGGATAGGCCCGTGGACCGGCTCCGCCTGCTTGCCGGTGGACCTCGTTCGGGCGGCCTGGCGCCGGTCATCCCTCCCGGAGCCCGGCCCCTGCTGGTGCGCGTAGACAACGGGCTGGCGGTGGCAGACTTTTCCCGGGAAATCGTAGAGCGCCACTGGGGCGGCTCGAGCGGCGAGCTCATGACCGTCTACGGTATCGTCAATACGCTGGCCGACTTTCCCGGGGTCAGGCAGGTGCGGATCCTGGTGGAGGGCAAGCCGGTCGAGACGCTGGCCGGCCACGTCGACCTGTCGCAGCCCCTGACCCCGGACCTGTCGCTGGTGCGCCCGCCCGACACCAGGGGTGCCGCCCTCGGGCGAGTCACCCGTGTGCTGCCGGATTCATAGGTTGGGTAATTGCCGGTAAGGGTAGGCGCGGCGACTTTGATCGGGATGTACGACTCCGGGGTGGGGGGCCTCAGCGTGCTGCGGCACCTGTGGCGCCTGCTGCCCCGGGAGACGGTGCTGTACGTGGCCGACTCGGGGCGGGCACCTTACGGCGGGCGGCCCCCGGAGGAGATCGTGGCGTTCGGGGTGCAAATCGCCACGTTCCTGCGGGGAGAGGGCGCCCAGGTGCTCGTCGTGGCGTGTAACACCTCTTCGTCGGTGGCGCTTCCCGAGGTCGCGCGGGCTTTCGGCGGGCCGGTCGTCGGCATGCTGGAGCCGGCCGCCCGGGCCGTCGCCGAGCGCTGGCCCCGGGGCGGGAGCGTCGCGGTGCTGGCGACCGCCACCACGGTGGCGAGCGGCGCGTATCCCCGGGCGATCGCCGGCCAGGCCCCGGCCGTGGACGTGGTGCAGGAGGCCTGCCCGGAGTGGGTGCCGCTGGTGGAGGCGGGGCGCTTGGACGGCCCGGGGGTGGACGAGGCGGTGGCGCGCCACGTGGCGCCCCTGCTCGAGCCTCCCGGTGTGGACGGGCTGGTGCTGGGATGCACCCATTACCCGTTCCTCGAGCCGGTCATCCGGCGGGTGATGGGCCGGCTGGGGCGCTCCGGTGAGACCCCCGCCCTGCTCGACCCGGGGCTCGCCGTGGCCGAGGAGGCGGCCCGGGTGGCGGCGGCTTTCGTGACCCGGCGTCCCGAGGACCGCGGCGGCAGGCTTCCGGCGCACGAGGACGAACCGTGTACCAAAGGCTCGAGCGGCCCGTGCGGGGTCGACCGGTTTTTCACGAGCGGGTCTCCCGAGCGTTTCGCCGAGCTCTTCCAGCGCCTGGTCGGCGCGGCTCACGAGGCGTGCGGCCGTGAATGGGGCGGCGTCCAGGTGGTAAGGTGGTAACACAGGCGGTCATGGCGGTACCGGTGGAAGTGCAGGCGACATACCCGGCGACCTGGCAGGGTGTGCGCGTGGCCGTGGTGGGCCTCGGCGTGGAAAACCTGCCCCTGGTGCGTTACCTGGTGGCGAGGGGTGCCAGGGTGGTGGCTGCAGACCGCAAGGACCTCGCCCAGCTCGGCAGGCGGGGCGAGGAGCTGCAACGGCTCGGCGTGGAGCTCGTGCTGGGGCCGCACTATCTGGACGCCCTGCAAGAGGCCGAGGTCGCCTTCCTGACCCCGGGGATCCCCAAGCACTTGCCGGCCATCCAGGCGGCCCGGGCGTCCGGCGTGCGCATCACGGGGCAGACCGACCTCTTCATGCGCCTTTGCCGGGCGCCGGTGATCGGCATCACGGGCTCGAGCGGCAAGACCACCACGACGACGCTCACCGGCCGCATGCTGCAGGCGACGGGTCGTCCCGTCTTCGTGGGCGGCAACATCGGCGAGCCGCTGATCGATCGCCTGGATCGCATCGAGCCGGGGGCGCTGGTCGTCCTCGAGCTCTCCAGCTTCCAGCTCGAGACCACGGAGGTCAGCCCCCACGGCGCGGTCGTCACCAACATCACCCCCAACCACCTGGACGTGCACCTCACGATGGAGGCGTACATCGCGGCAAAGAGCCGGATCCTGGCCTTCCAAGCTCCGAGAGACTTCGCCGTGCTCAACGCAGCCGATCCGGTCGTCTCGGGCCTGGCGGTCCAGACCCCGGCCCAGGTGCTGTGGTTCGGCTCCCAGCGGCGGCTGCCCGGCGCCTGGGTGGAAGGCGAGCGGCTGCTCGCCCGGCTCGACGACGCCTCGGGCGAGACGGTGGAGTGCTGCCGGCGAAGCGACCTGCGACTGCGGGGCGAGCACAACGTGCAAAACGTCCTGGCCGCCTGCCTCGTGGCGCTTCGGATGGGGGTGGCGCCCGAGGCGATCCGGGAGGTCGTGCGGAGCTTCACGGGGGTGCCGCACCGGCTCGAGGAGGTCGCACGCCTCGACGGGGTGCTGTACGTCAACGACTCCATCGCCACCACCCCGGCCCGGGCGGTGGCCGGGCTGACGGCGTTCGAGCAGCCCATCGTGCTCATCGCCGGCGGCTACGACAAGCACCTGCCGTTCGACGACTTCGCACGGGTCGCCCTGCGGCGGTGCCGGCACATCGTGCTGCTGGGCGACACCGCTCCGGTCATCGAGCGCGCCTTGCTCCGGGCGGGAGAGGAGCTGCACGTCCGGCCGAGCTACCAGCGGGTGACGAGCTTCCCGGAGGCGGTCCACGCCGCCCGCGAGGCGGCGCTCCCCGGCGACGTGGTCTTGCTCTCGCCGGCCTGCGCCAGCTACGACATGTTCCGGGACTTCGAGGAGCGCGGCGCGCGCTTCCGGGAGCTGGTGCGCGCCATGGCCCGCGACGAGCAGGAGGCGAGCAGCACCTGATGCGCCCGAGCAGTACGCCCGGCCCTTCTTCCCACGACGCCGGCACCCTTGCCGGACCGGCCGCCCGCCCGGCCGCGCCCGAACGGGTAGGGCGCGCCCCCGACGCCATGCGGCCGGTGCGCATCGAGCGCCAGGTCGTGAAGTGGGCGGAGGGTTCGGCGCTCATCTCCGTCGGCGACACGCGGGTGCTGTGCACGGCCAGCGTCGAGGAGAAGGTCCCCCTCTTCTTGCGGGGCACGGGCAACGGATGGGTGACGGCGGAGTACGCCATGCTCCCCCGCTCCACCCGAGAACGCACCCCCCGCGACATCAGCCGCGGCCGCCAGGCCGGCCGGTCTGTCGAGATCCAGCGCCTCATCGGGCGCAGCCTGCGGGCCGTCGTGGACCTGACCGCCCTCGGAGAGCGCACCGTCTGGGTCGACTGCGACGTGCTGCAGGCGGACGGCGGTACGCGCACGGCCGCCATCACCGGCGGCTTCGTGGCACTGGCCGATGCCTTGTGGTGGCTCGCCGCCCGAGAGGGGTGGGCGGCCATCCCGCTGGCCGACTTTTTGGCCGCGGTGAGCGTCGGCATCGTCGGTGGAGAGGCCAGGCTCGACCTGGAGTACGCCGAGGATTCGGTCGCCGACGTCGACATGAACGTGGTCATGACCGGCCGGGGCCAGCTGGTGGAGGTCCAGGGCACCGCCGAACACTCGCCCTTCGACGTAGCCGGGGCGGGGCGCCTGCTCGAGCTCGCCGCGGGCGGCATCCGGCGGCTCGTCCAGCTCCAGCGCGACACCCTCTCCCCTGAGCTGGTCGCCGCGATCGACAAGCGCCGGGAGATGGGGCTGCCTGCTCGCCCCGCGATCGACGAATGACCGCCGCCGCCCCTCGGAGGCCTCGCCTGGTGCTGGCCTCCACCAACCGGGGCAAGTTGGAGGAGTACCGGGCGCTGGCCGAAAGCGGGATGCTCGACCGCCTCGTGGAGATCGTCCTGCCCGGAGAGCTGGCGTCTCACGGCCGGCCCATGCCCGAGGTGCCGGAGGAGAGCCTCGACCTCAGGGTCAACGCGGCCGCCAAGGCCCGTGCGGCGGCGGCCGCGTTCGGGCTCGTGGCCGTCGCCGACGACACGGGCCTCGAAGTGGACGCGCTGGGAGGCGCGCCCGGGCCGCGGGCCGCCCGCTGGGCGGGACCTGACGCCACGGACGCCGACCGCATCCGGCTCCTGCTCGAGCGGCTCCGGGGTGTGCCCGTGTCGCGCCGCACGGCCCGGTTTCGGTGCGCCGTCGCCGTGGCCGAGCCGCCCGCCGGCCCATCGACGCCCGGGCGGGTCTGGGTGCGAGAGGCGGCGCTGGAGGGGCAGATTGCACTCGCGCCCCGCGGAGACCGGGGGTTCGGCTACGACCCGCTCTTCGTCGTACCCGGCCTCGGCAAGACGTTCGCCGAACTGAGCCGGGAAGAGAAAAACCAGGTCAGCCACCGCGCTCGTGCCTGGCGGGCGGCGGAGCCGCTGTTGGTGCGCCTGATCGTCGCCCCCGAGAGCCCCGAGACGCTGCCCCCGCCCTTCGAAGGGTGACCCCCGCCTCCATTCCCTTGTGACGTAACGATAACGGTTCTGACACACCGTTCTGGCACGCTGGGCTTGTCCTTCCGGACGGCACACTCACGCACGGGGGGTTGGTCGCAGGATGCGACGGCTATGGCGTCACGTGGCGGGAGCAGGCATGGCGGCGTGGATGGCAGCGGCTGCAGCCCCGGCGATGGCCCTCAGCTTCACTCCGGTGCAGCCTGCCGTGGGCCCGCAGCTGGTGCTTCCCAAGGGCTTCGAGTACCAGATCCTGATCTCCGAAGGCGAGCAAATCCGCAACGGCAAGTTCCTGCGCAACAACGATCTGACGGTCTACCTCCCGCTGGACGGCTCCGATCTCGGCTGGCTCTACGTCAACCACGAACTGCGGCCCGGCGGTGGCACGCGGCTCACCGTGGCTCGCGAGGGTGAACGGTGGAAGGTGCTGGAGGCGGTCGGCGTCGACTTCGCTTCGGTGGGCGGCACCTGGAACAACTGCGCGGGATCGTTGACGCCGTGGGGTACGATCCTCTCGGCGGAGGAGTACGAACCCCGCACGGCCGACGAGATCCCCGCCGGCATGGTCAAGGACGTCAACCGCTATGGCTGGGTGGTGGAAGTGGACCCGGTGACGCTTCGGGTCACCAAGCATTACGCGATGGGCCGGTTCTCCCACGAGACGGCGCTGGTCATGGCGGATCGGACCACGGTCTACCTGACCGACGACTATCGCAACGGGATCCTGGCCAAGTTCGTGGCGGACAAGCCCGGGGACCTGTCGAGCGGCACGCTGTGCGTGCTGGACGCGGCCAACCGCCGCTGGATAGAGGTGCCCAAGGACCGGGCGGTGCTCAACGACGTGCGGAGCTGGGCGCTCCGGCACGGGGCCACCGGATTCGACCGGCCCGAGGACATCGAGTACAACCCTGCCGACGGCAAGCTGTATCTCGCCATCACCGGCGACGACCGCAAGCCGGCACCGGACAACTACGGCAAGGTCGTGCGCATCGACCCGCAGACGCTGCAGATGGAGACGTTCATCCAGGGCGGGCCCGAGACGGGCATGTTCAACCCGGACAACCTGCAGTTGGACCCGCAGGGCAACCTCTGGATCTTCGAGGACAAGTACGACGACTTCATCAACGCCCGCTACGGCAACAACGCCGTCTGGGTGGCCTCGACCAAGGACGGCAGCCTGCGGCGTTTCGCCCAGCTGCCCAACGGCTCCGAGGGAACCGGGCCGTCGTTCACGCCGGACGGCAAGACGCTCTTCTTCAGCGTCCAGCACCCGGACCCGCCGTGGAAGGCCTCGGTGGTGGCAATCCGGGGGCTCTAGTCGATGCCAGGGCAGCGGCCGGGCGGCGACCCGCCCGGCCGGCCTG is from Limnochorda sp. L945t and encodes:
- a CDS encoding N-acetylmuramoyl-L-alanine amidase family protein codes for the protein MQGSLTSCAGKTHHALRRVARLLACGVAALVLAASREPVLGAGSGSGAGAWALVWVDGRPVPGDQGAYMVNGTLMLPARVLEQAGATLRWDARTKTATLARDGHQARATVGQAWLAAGGKRVLMPQPPELVDGQLMVPIRAVAQALGITVRWDGKTGRVDLETAPAARVAAGGAGASGAAKKQATPAPAKPVPAPAKPVPAPAKPVPAPATAPPAAKGSPAPSPGRYEPPPPPAPPPLPGATEDRVKVAVALATPSGKAVKAAAPGTAAPQPPTRAGAAVAAATATPSVPDTEEPSQMRRPGDAASEGAPAEPGEVTGVLVRRDGGRARVEVLSHGPVKLESAPTVLRDPPRLVLDIANARLTAPTSEYPASGALVKGVRLGQPSPGVVRVAVDLTAAVGFELEKDPEDGHVSVTLHYAVTGVHWLWDAAGRGQVWLEMSGLAPVKTSVLSDPLRLAVDLQKATLVAPAGEWEVSQGPVRRYRVSQYQPDVVRVVMELAQPVQPRVITSLDLTRQLLASQAAAPLPAGGETARGSAEPAGPGGAPPTVDLVLDVYSRITQIAVRPLGSGGASVTVHATGPVEPRAFYLRRPDRLVLDIPGAVVDPSLRTGTGAIQVPKDGSLARAVRVGQFLPRSARVVVELERPVGFQVFSADERETAIIALGNQPLQGRVVAIDPGHGGFDPGAIGASGTPEKVYNLDIGRRVGKLLESVGVEVALTRRDDTFVGLDDRVELAKKLKAEVFVSIHHNASTSTLGSGTEVFYSPNHPASQRLAELLYDALLDKLHQAGRGLEMRGDLRVLRLAPMPAALVEVAFVDNAQEERRLMDPGFRQQAADAIFSAIVSFLSQTGHDTVGKVNAQMLAAEGRQAH
- a CDS encoding GerMN domain-containing protein; the encoded protein is MGRSRRGGVAVRLGRWAAAALAGVIVVGGAWWAAARWWPQALVSTGLAHRVVLYFADEQALRLVPEVRYVPAWQDRPVDRLRLLAGGPRSGGLAPVIPPGARPLLVRVDNGLAVADFSREIVERHWGGSSGELMTVYGIVNTLADFPGVRQVRILVEGKPVETLAGHVDLSQPLTPDLSLVRPPDTRGAALGRVTRVLPDS
- the murI gene encoding glutamate racemase, translating into MYDSGVGGLSVLRHLWRLLPRETVLYVADSGRAPYGGRPPEEIVAFGVQIATFLRGEGAQVLVVACNTSSSVALPEVARAFGGPVVGMLEPAARAVAERWPRGGSVAVLATATTVASGAYPRAIAGQAPAVDVVQEACPEWVPLVEAGRLDGPGVDEAVARHVAPLLEPPGVDGLVLGCTHYPFLEPVIRRVMGRLGRSGETPALLDPGLAVAEEAARVAAAFVTRRPEDRGGRLPAHEDEPCTKGSSGPCGVDRFFTSGSPERFAELFQRLVGAAHEACGREWGGVQVVRW
- the murD gene encoding UDP-N-acetylmuramoyl-L-alanine--D-glutamate ligase translates to MAVPVEVQATYPATWQGVRVAVVGLGVENLPLVRYLVARGARVVAADRKDLAQLGRRGEELQRLGVELVLGPHYLDALQEAEVAFLTPGIPKHLPAIQAARASGVRITGQTDLFMRLCRAPVIGITGSSGKTTTTTLTGRMLQATGRPVFVGGNIGEPLIDRLDRIEPGALVVLELSSFQLETTEVSPHGAVVTNITPNHLDVHLTMEAYIAAKSRILAFQAPRDFAVLNAADPVVSGLAVQTPAQVLWFGSQRRLPGAWVEGERLLARLDDASGETVECCRRSDLRLRGEHNVQNVLAACLVALRMGVAPEAIREVVRSFTGVPHRLEEVARLDGVLYVNDSIATTPARAVAGLTAFEQPIVLIAGGYDKHLPFDDFARVALRRCRHIVLLGDTAPVIERALLRAGEELHVRPSYQRVTSFPEAVHAAREAALPGDVVLLSPACASYDMFRDFEERGARFRELVRAMARDEQEASST
- the rph gene encoding ribonuclease PH; the protein is MRPSSTPGPSSHDAGTLAGPAARPAAPERVGRAPDAMRPVRIERQVVKWAEGSALISVGDTRVLCTASVEEKVPLFLRGTGNGWVTAEYAMLPRSTRERTPRDISRGRQAGRSVEIQRLIGRSLRAVVDLTALGERTVWVDCDVLQADGGTRTAAITGGFVALADALWWLAAREGWAAIPLADFLAAVSVGIVGGEARLDLEYAEDSVADVDMNVVMTGRGQLVEVQGTAEHSPFDVAGAGRLLELAAGGIRRLVQLQRDTLSPELVAAIDKRREMGLPARPAIDE
- a CDS encoding non-canonical purine NTP pyrophosphatase — translated: MLASTNRGKLEEYRALAESGMLDRLVEIVLPGELASHGRPMPEVPEESLDLRVNAAAKARAAAAAFGLVAVADDTGLEVDALGGAPGPRAARWAGPDATDADRIRLLLERLRGVPVSRRTARFRCAVAVAEPPAGPSTPGRVWVREAALEGQIALAPRGDRGFGYDPLFVVPGLGKTFAELSREEKNQVSHRARAWRAAEPLLVRLIVAPESPETLPPPFEG
- a CDS encoding PhoX family protein is translated as MRRLWRHVAGAGMAAWMAAAAAPAMALSFTPVQPAVGPQLVLPKGFEYQILISEGEQIRNGKFLRNNDLTVYLPLDGSDLGWLYVNHELRPGGGTRLTVAREGERWKVLEAVGVDFASVGGTWNNCAGSLTPWGTILSAEEYEPRTADEIPAGMVKDVNRYGWVVEVDPVTLRVTKHYAMGRFSHETALVMADRTTVYLTDDYRNGILAKFVADKPGDLSSGTLCVLDAANRRWIEVPKDRAVLNDVRSWALRHGATGFDRPEDIEYNPADGKLYLAITGDDRKPAPDNYGKVVRIDPQTLQMETFIQGGPETGMFNPDNLQLDPQGNLWIFEDKYDDFINARYGNNAVWVASTKDGSLRRFAQLPNGSEGTGPSFTPDGKTLFFSVQHPDPPWKASVVAIRGL